One stretch of Alcaligenes faecalis DNA includes these proteins:
- the rsmB gene encoding 16S rRNA (cytosine(967)-C(5))-methyltransferase RsmB: MLLSARNIEGVLAGKSLTESLAATPAPARAAVQSVSFHVLRRLGHARQIRITLVPRQPSNTWLDALLMVSLALLDTAMRVQEDAKAFEDRPDVPVYAVHTVVDQAVRAADSQAALRLSKGLVNGVLRRFTRERKMILSQVESRPEARWNHPGWWVKELRRAYPRDWEALLQAANRPGPLTLRVNQRRCSVERLQAVLTEAGIASSSPGTGAVTLDKAMPVQAIPGFDLGWWSVQDWSAQQAGLLLPVKDGMRVLDACAAPGGKTAHLLEQADVSLLALDSDGERLERVGHNLRRLGLASDKVQLKRGDAARTAQWWDGQPFDAILADVPCTASGIVRRHPDIRWLRRESDIADTARLQSSILDALWSTLRPGGHFLYSTCSIFPAEGEQQVEAFLARHPEAQLLDSPGQILPGVAGRSLADGDGFFYALFTRPV; the protein is encoded by the coding sequence ATGCTGCTGAGCGCGCGCAATATTGAAGGCGTGCTGGCAGGCAAGTCCCTGACTGAAAGCCTGGCTGCCACGCCAGCTCCTGCCCGTGCTGCGGTGCAGTCTGTCAGTTTCCATGTGCTGCGCCGTCTGGGCCATGCCCGTCAGATTCGTATCACGCTGGTGCCACGCCAGCCCAGCAATACCTGGCTGGATGCCTTGCTGATGGTGTCGTTGGCCTTGCTGGATACGGCCATGCGTGTGCAAGAGGATGCCAAGGCTTTTGAGGATCGTCCGGATGTGCCGGTCTATGCCGTGCATACGGTAGTGGATCAGGCCGTGCGTGCGGCTGATAGTCAGGCTGCGCTGCGTCTATCTAAGGGGTTGGTGAACGGGGTGCTGCGTCGCTTTACGCGCGAGCGCAAGATGATCCTGTCTCAGGTAGAGAGCCGCCCCGAAGCACGCTGGAACCACCCTGGCTGGTGGGTCAAGGAATTGCGTCGTGCTTACCCGCGTGATTGGGAAGCGCTGTTGCAGGCCGCCAATCGCCCCGGTCCTTTGACCTTGCGCGTGAATCAGCGTCGTTGCTCGGTGGAGCGCTTGCAGGCTGTACTGACGGAAGCCGGTATTGCTTCCAGCAGCCCTGGCACGGGTGCCGTCACCCTGGACAAGGCCATGCCGGTTCAGGCGATTCCTGGTTTTGATCTGGGCTGGTGGTCGGTGCAGGACTGGTCGGCTCAGCAGGCTGGTCTGCTCTTGCCGGTCAAGGATGGTATGCGCGTGCTGGATGCGTGCGCGGCTCCCGGTGGCAAGACGGCGCATTTGCTGGAACAGGCGGATGTTTCCTTGCTGGCCCTGGACTCGGACGGCGAGCGTCTGGAGCGTGTGGGCCACAACCTGCGTCGTCTGGGTTTGGCCAGCGACAAGGTTCAATTAAAACGAGGTGATGCGGCGCGTACTGCCCAATGGTGGGATGGTCAGCCCTTTGATGCCATCCTGGCGGATGTGCCTTGTACCGCCTCGGGCATTGTGCGTCGTCACCCCGATATTCGCTGGTTGCGCCGTGAGTCGGACATTGCCGATACCGCGCGTTTGCAAAGCTCTATACTGGATGCCTTGTGGTCCACATTGCGGCCCGGCGGGCATTTCCTGTATTCGACCTGCTCGATTTTCCCGGCTGAAGGGGAACAACAGGTTGAGGCGTTTTTGGCCCGTCACCCCGAGGCGCAGCTTTTGGACTCTCCTGGCCAGATTTTGCCCGGCGTTGCGGGACGATCGCTGGCAGATGGCGACGGTTTTTTCTACGCCTTATTTACGCGCCCGGTTTGA
- a CDS encoding sensor histidine kinase, producing MRWILRTALFGAGVSALALFSLLVWSTGNASRYAQQYDLLLVLNGVLAATLISWVLLLTIRLFRQIRRRQFGARMTARFAFYFTLIGIIPGALIYLLSVQFMSRSIESWFNVRVDTALESGLSLGRAALDSQLNELEGRANEMVSALNKADSAQYSSLLISLRENSGVTEAMVFSGNGRLIAFSSGRYDTLLPDMPPSSVMNQLRIAGRYSAAEVDDDAPVHDNGLDEGGVPAESTGLRLRTVLPLADPNRFAATLSGTADSRWLQVIQPVPDKIARNANQVQQGFRDYQELALSRQGLRKLYGITLTLALILAVFTAVAAALALSRRLTRPLLTLAAGTQAVGVGDYRALPEPPAKDEVGQLTRSFNAMTRQLDEARRMVEKNRLQLERSNMYLESVLSNLSSGVLAFDEMFRVTMFNQGAQRILQVDLRSIKGRPLETLEGAMTFASVIREAFSTHQAMGSDHPYWQQQFELEMQEGNEARDTIVTVLARGTLLRVDGQPTGYLVVFDDITDVISASRLVAWSEVARRLAHEIKNPLTPIQLSAERLAMKLESQLDEVHAAMLLRYTNTIVNQVSSLKKMVEDFREYARKPATQMQALNLNELITEVLTLYGWDPEEGMVRDDGYSVAIDVELDPDLPMVQGDPTQLRQVIHNLLANAREAAAQDQSLDQAHVFVKTMIAGVEGSDSCAVSFVVSDNGPGFDPQMLVRVFEPYVTTKPTGTGLGLAIVKKIIEEHGGRIDVSNRREGGARISILFTRLAGQHIRLDSGRRANDNA from the coding sequence ATACGTTGGATCTTGCGCACCGCTCTGTTCGGAGCGGGTGTCAGCGCGTTGGCGCTGTTTTCTCTTCTTGTCTGGTCTACGGGCAACGCCTCGCGCTACGCGCAGCAGTATGACTTGCTGCTGGTGCTCAATGGCGTATTGGCCGCTACGCTGATTTCCTGGGTGCTGTTGCTGACGATTCGTCTGTTCAGACAAATACGCCGGCGTCAGTTTGGTGCCCGCATGACGGCGCGCTTTGCCTTTTACTTCACCCTGATCGGCATTATTCCGGGGGCGCTGATTTATCTGCTCTCGGTGCAGTTCATGTCGCGCTCGATCGAGTCCTGGTTCAACGTGCGGGTGGATACGGCTCTGGAGTCGGGCTTGAGCCTGGGCCGCGCCGCCCTGGATTCGCAGTTGAATGAATTGGAAGGTCGTGCCAATGAAATGGTGTCGGCACTGAACAAGGCGGACAGCGCGCAGTACAGCAGCTTGCTGATCTCCTTGCGTGAAAACAGCGGGGTGACGGAGGCAATGGTGTTTTCGGGCAATGGTCGTCTGATTGCCTTTTCCTCGGGCCGCTACGACACGTTGCTGCCTGATATGCCGCCCTCCAGCGTGATGAATCAGCTGCGTATTGCAGGCCGCTATTCGGCTGCCGAAGTGGATGATGATGCGCCTGTTCACGACAACGGCCTGGACGAAGGCGGGGTTCCCGCAGAGTCCACAGGTTTGCGTCTGCGTACGGTTCTACCATTGGCCGATCCCAATCGCTTTGCAGCAACCTTGAGTGGTACGGCAGACTCGCGCTGGTTGCAGGTTATTCAGCCTGTGCCGGACAAGATTGCACGCAATGCCAACCAGGTGCAGCAAGGTTTTCGGGACTATCAGGAACTGGCCTTGTCTCGTCAGGGCTTGCGCAAGCTTTACGGTATTACGCTGACGCTGGCCTTGATTCTGGCGGTGTTTACGGCTGTGGCCGCTGCCCTGGCTTTGTCTCGTCGCCTGACGCGTCCTTTGCTGACCTTGGCTGCCGGGACGCAAGCGGTAGGGGTAGGGGATTACCGGGCTTTGCCTGAGCCGCCCGCCAAGGATGAAGTTGGCCAGTTGACGCGCTCTTTCAATGCCATGACCCGACAGCTGGATGAAGCGCGCCGCATGGTCGAGAAAAATCGTCTGCAGCTGGAACGCTCCAATATGTACCTGGAGTCGGTGCTCAGCAACTTGTCCAGTGGTGTGCTGGCTTTTGATGAGATGTTCCGCGTCACCATGTTCAACCAGGGGGCGCAGCGTATCTTGCAGGTGGATTTGCGCTCGATTAAAGGTCGCCCGCTGGAAACGCTGGAAGGGGCCATGACCTTTGCCTCGGTGATACGGGAAGCCTTTTCCACGCATCAGGCCATGGGCTCGGATCACCCTTATTGGCAGCAGCAGTTTGAATTGGAAATGCAAGAAGGTAATGAAGCGCGTGATACTATCGTCACCGTTTTGGCCCGTGGTACCTTGCTGCGTGTAGATGGTCAGCCAACCGGCTATCTGGTGGTGTTTGACGATATTACCGACGTAATTTCCGCCAGCCGTCTGGTGGCCTGGAGCGAAGTGGCTCGACGCCTGGCACACGAGATCAAGAACCCCCTGACGCCTATTCAGTTGTCGGCCGAACGTCTGGCCATGAAACTGGAGTCGCAGCTGGATGAAGTCCATGCTGCCATGTTGCTGCGCTATACCAATACCATCGTCAATCAGGTCAGTTCGCTGAAAAAGATGGTGGAAGATTTCCGCGAGTATGCCCGTAAGCCCGCTACTCAGATGCAAGCTCTGAATCTGAACGAGCTGATTACCGAAGTGCTGACTTTATATGGTTGGGACCCGGAAGAAGGCATGGTCCGGGACGATGGTTACAGTGTGGCGATTGATGTGGAGCTGGACCCTGATTTGCCCATGGTGCAAGGGGACCCCACGCAGCTGCGTCAGGTTATCCATAATCTGTTGGCCAATGCTCGTGAAGCGGCTGCCCAGGATCAATCACTTGACCAGGCGCATGTATTTGTTAAAACCATGATTGCGGGCGTAGAAGGTTCCGACTCTTGTGCCGTCAGTTTTGTGGTGTCAGATAACGGGCCTGGTTTTGATCCCCAGATGTTGGTGCGTGTTTTTGAACCGTATGTCACCACCAAGCCCACCGGCACGGGTCTGGGACTTGCTATAGTTAAGAAAATCATCGAGGAGCACGGCGGCAGAATCGATGTTTCCAATCGTCGTGAGGGGGGGGCTCGCATTTCCATCCTCTTTACCCGGCTTGCTGGCCAGCATATTCGTCTGGACTCTGGGCGGCGAGCAAACGATAATGCGTAA
- a CDS encoding HAMP domain-containing sensor histidine kinase — protein sequence MSKRAFSLRRRLLISLLLMLALGFCALALSLFDTRDELRRISLFLQAEEIARDFTPTESLDSLPRQYAGGEMSYSLYSAQGELLQASSNLESPRRLRPAQPEDELALFRLKHRSGYVVSVSVTLPSGEILMVAKRDQRERELIGALLQTRMWRSLLLWLPVCAVGLLLIAWLIHWTLRPVRQAANLAATLGPAQPELRLPVTELPKEIRPLAQAVNQSLDRLMQAYKHEQQLVADAAHQLRTPLAVMSLRLQTTEHHSDQDWDLLREDIAHLQRLVSQWLSLARKQEQATELTDQTALAPLCRRVMGDLWPLFEQANREIQFQDDSSQAIVQACEADLAEAIANALDNALTHGQGTVSLHLHNPQPDQCAIDISDQGAALDEHTAHLAFERFHKQDSASKGAGLGLTIVRQILLHHGGQALFLPDMPCTLRLLLPLTAPASDKKTV from the coding sequence GTGAGCAAGCGCGCCTTCAGCCTGCGCAGGCGATTGCTGATCAGCCTCTTGCTGATGCTGGCCTTGGGCTTTTGCGCGCTGGCCCTGTCCTTGTTCGATACGCGCGACGAGCTACGTCGCATCAGCCTGTTTTTGCAGGCCGAGGAAATTGCCCGCGACTTCACACCCACGGAATCATTGGATAGCTTGCCGCGTCAGTACGCCGGTGGGGAAATGTCCTATTCACTGTACAGCGCCCAAGGCGAGTTGCTACAGGCCTCATCCAATCTGGAAAGCCCGCGACGCCTGCGCCCAGCCCAGCCCGAGGACGAGCTGGCCTTGTTCAGACTGAAGCATCGCAGCGGTTATGTGGTGTCGGTGTCGGTCACGCTGCCCAGTGGCGAAATCCTGATGGTCGCCAAACGGGACCAGCGCGAACGTGAGCTGATCGGGGCCTTGCTGCAAACCCGCATGTGGCGGTCTTTGCTACTGTGGCTACCAGTCTGTGCGGTGGGTCTGTTGCTGATCGCCTGGCTTATCCATTGGACTCTGCGTCCAGTACGACAAGCCGCAAATCTGGCTGCGACGCTGGGCCCTGCTCAACCTGAGCTGCGCTTGCCTGTCACCGAACTGCCCAAAGAAATTCGCCCCTTGGCACAGGCCGTCAATCAAAGTCTGGACCGTCTGATGCAGGCTTACAAGCATGAGCAGCAGCTGGTTGCAGATGCGGCTCATCAACTGCGTACTCCCCTGGCGGTGATGTCCTTGCGTCTGCAAACGACTGAACACCATAGCGACCAGGACTGGGATTTGCTGCGCGAGGATATTGCCCACTTGCAGCGGCTGGTCAGCCAATGGCTCAGTCTGGCCCGCAAGCAAGAACAGGCTACGGAACTCACAGACCAAACCGCTCTGGCGCCCTTGTGCCGTCGTGTGATGGGAGACTTATGGCCGCTTTTCGAGCAAGCCAATCGGGAGATCCAGTTTCAAGATGATAGTTCGCAAGCTATCGTCCAAGCCTGCGAGGCCGATCTGGCCGAGGCCATTGCCAATGCACTGGACAATGCCCTGACGCATGGCCAAGGTACGGTCAGCTTGCATCTACATAATCCCCAGCCCGATCAATGCGCGATCGACATCAGCGATCAAGGTGCGGCCCTGGATGAGCACACAGCGCATCTGGCCTTTGAGCGCTTTCACAAGCAGGACAGTGCCAGCAAGGGAGCCGGTCTGGGGCTGACGATCGTGCGTCAGATTTTGCTGCACCACGGTGGTCAGGCTCTGTTCCTGCCCGACATGCCCTGCACCCTGAGACTCCTGCTACCACTGACTGCGCCCGCCTCTGACAAAAAAACGGTTTAG
- a CDS encoding 6,7-dimethyl-8-ribityllumazine synthase: MNSITPANLLAPRIAFIQACWHKDIVDQARLGFIDEVKAMGHDSSLIDFFEVGGAFEIPLHAQRLAQSGQYAAVVAAGLVVDGGIYRHDFVATAVIQGLMQVQLSTNVPVFSVVLTPHHFHDGKEHHDYFHRHFVIKGQEAARTCLDTVNKLQALPVASVAAL; this comes from the coding sequence ATGAACAGTATTACCCCAGCCAATCTTCTGGCTCCCCGTATCGCCTTTATTCAAGCTTGCTGGCACAAGGACATTGTGGATCAGGCCCGCCTGGGTTTTATCGACGAAGTCAAAGCCATGGGCCACGACAGCAGCCTGATCGACTTCTTTGAAGTGGGCGGCGCCTTTGAAATCCCGCTACATGCACAACGCCTGGCCCAATCGGGTCAATATGCCGCTGTTGTGGCGGCTGGTCTGGTCGTGGATGGCGGCATCTATCGCCACGACTTTGTGGCTACCGCAGTGATTCAAGGCTTGATGCAAGTCCAGCTCAGCACCAACGTGCCCGTGTTTTCAGTCGTGCTGACTCCGCACCATTTCCATGATGGCAAAGAGCACCACGATTACTTCCACCGTCACTTTGTGATCAAGGGCCAGGAAGCGGCCCGTACGTGTCTGGATACCGTGAACAAATTGCAGGCACTGCCTGTGGCATCCGTCGCCGCTCTCTAA
- a CDS encoding DUF4390 domain-containing protein, with translation MWRVFLSFLLIFNCALSSANTIVPVATSGERVVKVEPHIRDEKLYIDADVEFELSPELRTAAEKGVPLYFTVEVELAQPRWYWFDKNVVKEQQTWRVVYNALTRQWRVGTGDLSLPESSMNDALAMLRHIRGWAVAYVADLDRDQEYQGRVRLRLDTSLLARPFQVDAINSSAWTLATPWKTFSFSVSVDEPQP, from the coding sequence ATGTGGCGCGTTTTTCTGTCTTTTCTGCTGATTTTCAACTGCGCGCTAAGCTCGGCCAATACCATTGTGCCGGTCGCTACGTCGGGAGAGCGGGTCGTCAAGGTCGAGCCCCATATTCGGGACGAAAAACTGTATATCGACGCGGATGTCGAGTTCGAGTTAAGTCCGGAATTGCGCACTGCTGCCGAGAAAGGGGTACCGCTGTATTTCACGGTTGAAGTGGAGTTGGCGCAGCCCCGCTGGTATTGGTTTGATAAAAACGTTGTTAAAGAACAACAAACCTGGCGGGTTGTGTACAACGCCCTGACCCGTCAGTGGCGCGTGGGCACGGGTGACCTGTCTTTACCCGAATCCTCCATGAATGACGCATTGGCCATGCTGCGGCATATCCGCGGCTGGGCCGTGGCGTATGTGGCTGATCTGGACCGCGACCAGGAATACCAGGGTCGTGTGCGTCTGCGCCTGGATACCTCTTTGCTGGCCCGTCCGTTTCAAGTGGACGCCATCAATAGTTCTGCCTGGACACTGGCTACTCCATGGAAAACCTTTTCCTTTTCCGTCTCCGTCGACGAGCCCCAACCTTGA
- a CDS encoding response regulator gives MARILVVDDEIGIRELLSEILYDEGHTVQLAENAAQAREARLRGRPDLVLLDIWMPDTDGVSLLKEWASQGLLDMPVVMMSGHATVDTAVEATRIGAVDFLEKPITMQRLLKTVASGLERTVAPKALAAAARPVVQGGDRRPETATMAPGMAPAMAAPEVEQDESQLGSISLDLPLREARDEFERIYFEYHLRRENHSMTRVSERTGLERTHLYRKLKQLGIDSSRKRNQS, from the coding sequence ATGGCCAGAATTCTGGTAGTTGATGACGAAATCGGCATTCGGGAACTTTTGTCGGAAATTCTTTACGACGAAGGGCACACCGTGCAATTGGCAGAGAATGCCGCCCAGGCTCGCGAGGCACGCTTGCGGGGCCGCCCCGATCTGGTCTTGCTGGATATCTGGATGCCAGACACTGACGGTGTCAGCCTGCTCAAAGAGTGGGCCTCCCAAGGCTTGCTGGATATGCCTGTGGTCATGATGAGTGGCCACGCCACGGTGGATACCGCGGTGGAAGCAACCCGTATTGGTGCGGTGGACTTCCTGGAAAAACCCATCACCATGCAGCGCCTGCTCAAGACTGTAGCCTCGGGTCTGGAGCGTACCGTTGCACCCAAGGCGCTGGCAGCCGCTGCCCGCCCGGTGGTTCAAGGGGGTGATCGCCGCCCTGAAACAGCCACCATGGCTCCCGGTATGGCACCTGCCATGGCCGCCCCTGAAGTCGAGCAGGATGAATCCCAGCTAGGCAGCATTTCTCTGGATCTGCCTTTGCGTGAAGCGCGTGACGAGTTCGAGCGCATTTATTTTGAATATCATCTGCGCCGCGAAAATCACAGCATGACGCGTGTGTCGGAGCGTACCGGTCTGGAACGCACCCACTTGTATCGCAAGCTCAAGCAGTTGGGTATAGACTCGTCGCGCAAGCGTAACCAGTCTTGA